In one window of Pelosinus sp. IPA-1 DNA:
- a CDS encoding response regulator, producing MIKVLIVEDDPMVAELNKHFLEQVEGFSLAGIVYNGAEALEFLKNHEVRLILLDIFMPIVDGMELLNRIRLIGHNIDIIMITAARNSVSIQNSLRQGVVDYIVKPFQFERLHAALIAYRERIQLIEESAVLNQNEIDSRILSKGDLSARELPKGLEQEMLDIVLAQAKLYSTPFTTEAMAKSVGRSRVSIRKYLKFLKETGVLQAKLTYHSVGRPVTMYSYINR from the coding sequence TTGATCAAAGTTTTGATTGTGGAAGATGATCCAATGGTTGCCGAGCTGAATAAGCACTTTCTAGAGCAAGTGGAAGGTTTCTCTTTAGCGGGAATCGTATACAATGGCGCAGAAGCCCTTGAGTTTTTAAAAAATCATGAAGTACGTCTTATTTTGCTTGATATTTTTATGCCGATTGTAGATGGTATGGAATTATTAAACCGTATTCGCTTAATAGGCCATAATATTGATATTATTATGATCACCGCGGCACGCAATAGTGTAAGTATACAGAACTCTCTTAGACAAGGTGTTGTTGATTATATTGTTAAACCCTTTCAATTCGAACGCTTACATGCAGCGCTTATTGCTTATCGGGAACGAATTCAACTGATTGAAGAGTCTGCTGTCCTCAATCAAAATGAAATTGATAGCCGCATTTTATCAAAAGGTGATTTGTCAGCTAGAGAGCTGCCCAAAGGGCTGGAACAGGAAATGCTGGACATTGTGCTTGCCCAAGCAAAACTATATTCTACGCCTTTTACTACAGAAGCAATGGCGAAATCTGTAGGGAGATCACGGGTATCGATTCGAAAATATCTAAAATTCCTCAAGGAGACGGGTGTTCTACAGGCGAAACTTACTTACCACTCTGTTGGGCGTCCTGTTACCATGTATTCTTATATAAATCGCTAG
- a CDS encoding 2-hydroxycarboxylate transporter family protein → MNMETTSTPNLLQKGFGYLQSITIGSVPLPLYLILAALIYIASLHGKLPADMIGGIAIMMIMGMVLGEVGLNVPVLKDIGGPAILSIFVPSILVFYQLLNVDSMKAITAFMKTSNFLYFYIACLITGSILGMLRVVLIQGFIRMFIPILVGSIGSIVVGTGVGMLTGLGAHHSFFYVVIPIISGGLGEGILPLSMAYSEILNQPYESFIPHLVPAAMLGNVIAIMMAGGLRTLGEKKPHLTGNGVLVKTGDDERMHAPQNIDKPVNFSLMGAGLLLACCFYIWGQLASKFIPIPAPIIMIFSAALVKALGIMPEKMEQGAYHMYKFVSANLTWALLIGVGALYTPWKDVLAAISPAYIATVAASVVAMVASGFYVGRVMNMYPVEAALVTACHSGLGGTGDVAILSAASRIELMPFAQISTRLGGACMVVMAAILMRLSL, encoded by the coding sequence ATGAATATGGAAACAACATCAACCCCCAACTTACTGCAGAAGGGTTTTGGGTATTTACAATCGATTACCATTGGTTCTGTGCCTCTTCCCTTGTACTTAATTCTTGCAGCACTCATCTATATTGCATCTCTACATGGGAAACTACCAGCGGATATGATTGGCGGCATTGCTATCATGATGATTATGGGCATGGTACTGGGGGAAGTTGGTCTCAACGTGCCAGTTCTGAAAGATATTGGTGGGCCTGCCATTCTATCGATTTTTGTGCCGTCTATTTTAGTTTTTTATCAACTGCTGAATGTGGATTCGATGAAAGCCATTACGGCTTTTATGAAAACTTCCAATTTTTTATATTTCTATATTGCCTGTCTGATTACAGGCAGCATCTTGGGGATGCTGCGAGTGGTGCTCATTCAAGGTTTCATTCGAATGTTTATTCCCATTCTGGTCGGTTCTATCGGGAGTATTGTAGTAGGGACAGGGGTTGGAATGTTGACAGGCCTTGGAGCGCATCATTCTTTCTTCTATGTCGTCATTCCTATTATTTCCGGTGGACTAGGGGAAGGAATTCTCCCCCTATCGATGGCTTATTCGGAAATTCTAAATCAGCCCTATGAAAGCTTTATTCCTCATTTGGTGCCAGCAGCCATGCTGGGTAATGTGATCGCCATTATGATGGCTGGTGGACTTCGCACATTAGGAGAAAAGAAACCACATTTAACGGGTAACGGGGTATTAGTCAAGACCGGGGATGATGAAAGAATGCATGCCCCACAGAATATTGATAAACCTGTAAACTTTTCTCTTATGGGGGCAGGATTGTTACTCGCATGTTGTTTCTATATCTGGGGGCAGTTAGCCAGTAAGTTTATTCCGATCCCTGCACCTATTATTATGATCTTTTCCGCTGCCCTAGTGAAAGCGCTGGGTATTATGCCAGAAAAAATGGAACAAGGAGCGTACCATATGTATAAATTTGTGTCTGCAAATTTGACCTGGGCACTCCTAATTGGTGTGGGAGCTTTATATACTCCCTGGAAGGATGTTCTTGCCGCTATTAGTCCTGCCTATATTGCTACCGTCGCTGCTTCTGTGGTTGCTATGGTTGCGTCAGGATTTTATGTCGGCAGAGTGATGAATATGTATCCGGTGGAAGCAGCACTTGTGACGGCTTGTCATAGCGGCTTGGGAGGTACTGGTGATGTGGCAATTTTGTCAGCAGCCAGCCGAATAGAACTCATGCCTTTTGCCCAGATTTCCACACGGCTAGGTGGAGCCTGCATGGTGGTAATGGCAGCTATTTTAATGCGATTGTCTTTGTAA
- a CDS encoding citrate lyase acyl carrier protein, translated as MSVIDKEENTRKVGQAGTLEPNDVLIRVESREAGSGVFIDLTSSVKAQYGEAIRRSLLAVVTEQKASDIYITVIDRGAFDCTIRARLLTALTQAGAVGKKR; from the coding sequence ATGAGTGTTATAGACAAGGAAGAGAACACACGCAAAGTCGGACAAGCGGGTACCTTAGAACCCAATGATGTGTTGATTCGAGTAGAATCAAGAGAAGCGGGCAGTGGTGTCTTCATTGATCTAACCAGTAGTGTGAAGGCTCAGTATGGAGAGGCCATTCGCCGTAGTTTATTAGCTGTGGTTACGGAGCAGAAGGCATCTGATATCTATATCACGGTCATTGATAGGGGAGCATTCGATTGTACCATCCGGGCTCGGTTGCTCACCGCTTTAACCCAAGCAGGAGCTGTAGGAAAAAAGAGGTAG
- a CDS encoding GerAB/ArcD/ProY family transporter — protein MIRISNYQLFCLIVLFEIGSSILFVRGIEAKQDAWIAVLVGTPFGLGLMWIYTELQKKIPQENLSEIITKILGKNLGIPLVLFYGLFFLYCSTKNFHEFGLVLVITFLTKTPIFVILIVFMLTVLYVLFLGIEVLARTSEILFPTVVFFLISVVIMIGISGKIQLGELEPVLANGWQPVLKEAYPGVVVFPFGEAVVFMMYWRYLDAGQPVRRISLLAIGISGLTIAFIVAIDICVLGVNIAAAATISLLEVIKLINIGNIITNLDAFGIVLMFIGGFYKMILFFYGGVQAFATVFKGVDSRWIMILSAIFVLWMSIDFEPSFPFHVWSGLKVALPYIHNVFQTIIPPLLLLIYWLKDKQSIR, from the coding sequence ATGATACGAATTAGCAATTATCAACTTTTTTGTCTGATAGTATTATTTGAAATTGGCAGTAGTATTCTTTTTGTACGGGGAATTGAGGCCAAGCAGGACGCTTGGATTGCTGTTCTAGTGGGTACGCCTTTCGGGCTCGGTTTAATGTGGATTTATACGGAGCTACAAAAAAAAATCCCACAAGAAAATTTGTCGGAGATAATTACTAAAATATTGGGAAAAAATCTTGGTATACCACTGGTGCTCTTTTATGGATTATTTTTTCTGTATTGTTCAACTAAAAATTTCCATGAATTTGGTTTAGTCCTTGTTATTACTTTTCTTACCAAAACGCCAATATTCGTGATACTCATCGTTTTTATGCTGACTGTCCTTTATGTCCTTTTTCTAGGTATAGAGGTATTGGCGCGCACAAGCGAAATTTTATTTCCTACTGTTGTGTTCTTCCTTATCAGTGTAGTTATCATGATTGGTATATCAGGAAAAATCCAATTAGGGGAGCTGGAACCTGTCTTGGCAAACGGATGGCAACCTGTTCTTAAGGAGGCTTACCCTGGGGTGGTGGTTTTCCCTTTTGGTGAAGCAGTTGTTTTTATGATGTATTGGCGCTACTTAGATGCTGGGCAGCCTGTCCGCAGGATCTCATTGTTAGCGATCGGTATATCAGGATTGACTATCGCTTTTATCGTTGCTATCGATATTTGTGTATTAGGGGTTAATATTGCAGCTGCTGCGACTATATCTCTTTTAGAAGTTATTAAACTAATTAATATAGGTAATATTATAACTAATTTAGACGCCTTCGGGATAGTCCTGATGTTTATTGGAGGCTTTTATAAAATGATACTATTCTTTTACGGGGGGGTACAGGCATTTGCTACAGTATTTAAAGGCGTAGATTCCCGCTGGATCATGATCCTTTCGGCTATTTTCGTCCTATGGATGTCCATTGATTTTGAACCGAGTTTTCCATTTCATGTCTGGAGCGGACTCAAAGTTGCCCTACCATATATACATAATGTCTTTCAGACGATTATTCCTCCATTGCTGTTACTTATCTACTGGTTAAAAGACAAACAATCAATTCGTTGA